The proteins below come from a single Oceaniferula marina genomic window:
- a CDS encoding GNAT family N-acetyltransferase has product MIRKIQPKDITRIADIWLESSIIAHDFISAEFWRSNYDVMVNELLPKSHGYVFVIDAETVGFVVDTEGFIDAFFVDPKNQGIGIGASLMRHIQQEHSKISLCVYKDNELAKRFYQSHGFVVTGENTCSHTGCPEFKMEWKKGNVRKQAQQVVAPDS; this is encoded by the coding sequence ATGATTCGCAAGATACAGCCCAAAGACATCACCCGTATTGCCGATATATGGCTTGAGAGCAGTATCATTGCACATGATTTTATTTCAGCAGAATTTTGGCGTTCAAACTATGATGTCATGGTTAATGAACTTCTCCCCAAATCTCATGGCTATGTTTTTGTTATTGATGCTGAAACAGTCGGATTTGTAGTCGATACTGAAGGGTTTATTGATGCCTTTTTTGTTGATCCAAAGAACCAAGGTATTGGAATAGGAGCTAGTCTTATGCGCCATATACAACAAGAGCATTCAAAAATCTCATTGTGTGTATACAAAGATAATGAGCTAGCTAAACGATTTTATCAGTCTCACGGGTTTGTTGTGACAGGCGAGAATACTTGTAGCCATACAGGTTGTCCTGAATTTAAGATGGAATGGAAGAAAGGCAATGTCAGAAAACAAGCCCAACAAGTCGTTGCACCCGACAGCTAG